GGCCATCCAATAGAACCCATGTCTCTCACAGAGGGTGATTGAACTGCAACAGTAGACCTATTTAGCCTCGTCGTCATCCCATTGAATTGGGTCCAAAATCCGATTCTCTTGACTCCTCTAAAAACATTCACCATTTCAAATGCTTGCGGTTGTTGCAGCTGTCCATTCTTAAGTTGAATTTCCCCACTCAAACCAGTGAACTTGCCACGTAGAATTGTGTGGACTAGATCGGATCCTGTTGGTCTCGTGGGAATGGCGGCCAGATGAGCAGACTTATTTGCagaatctttcttctctataGAAGTTGTAGCACCTGAATGGTGTGCTGCTGTGGCTAAAGCCCAGACAGAATCATAAGCCCATAAGCAATACAGATTTACTTCAGGAATTTGATGATGCTGGTTTGTGAAAAAGCTGTTCCTCCACTTCAATGAGAAGTTATGAAGCCGCTTTGAGGGTGGAATATAAGGTCTAATTCCAATGACTCCTTGCATCGAGTCTAAAGCCGACTGATCCATCACGGACAGCTCGTTCGCTATCCCATCAGTCACAATCCAACCATAACCTGTACTCATCATTCCCAACTCATTAACCTTAATAAAAAACTGAGATGCGAGGGAAGGAGACATGTGGACGACGAATATATTGGCAGACAGAGCCATCAGTCGATAGAGTTGGGCTTCTACATATATGTCCCTGGCTCTTGGTGGAATGACGGTTCGATGCACTACACGAGCATTGCCTTCGTGTAATGCGAGAAGAAGATCGGGTATGATTCCATTTCCATAGGAACTGTCCTCATGTATTATGACCAATTCTCCCCACCCGAATTTTTGAACTAGAGCAGCAATGGCTCCAACCTGGGAGTTATCATTAGTAGTCATTCGGataaagtttggatttttctcTCTGGACAAGGATGGGCAACTGGCAGAAAACGAGATGATAGGCACTCTATCTCCCAGTTCTCCCAGAAGCTCGGCTTCTTCAGATGTTTGTGGTCCGATAAGTGCCTCAACTTGTTCATTCTCCAAGAGCTCCACAGCTGCTCCAAATGGCAACAAACAGATCAAATCTAATCACAAGTAGTAGATGGCAAGTCTTCTCTTTTAGCTGAGCGCCTAATCACAAAATGAATATATCGCTGGCTCATACAGACCGCCAGTCGCTTCTTTACACACGAATATGTGATTGTGAACCTCGTTATGTTTTTCAGTACTGGACTGGTTTTATTTAACGGCAGAATGAGAGTACAATATAATCTCCATTTTCTCCGCACTGTGTGGCTTGAGCGCAGATACGTACAAAGAATGAGGGGCAGAGAATCGATGAGAACTCACCTGAAGATAGAGCTTTCAGAGGCTGTCCCTTGGAATTCCTAGGATGCAGAATCAACTTCAGGGGATGGTTATTTTGCGAGGGCGTAGCATTCAAGTCAGAGATGGCCATGGTCATGCATTTTTGGGCCATCTCCCCAACTGGTGACTCCATATCAAGAATCACTCCGACATGCATATGATGATCAGGGTGACGGTTGTTTTTAGCCATCGACCAATCGATGGAGTTGAAGGCAGATAACAACGCCAACAAAAAGAAGATGCGCGCCAACCTCTCCAACTCCATCGTCAGCTGCATGGTTCCACCAAGATTGGAGCCTAATATCTCCAACGAGCGTTCTTCATAACGGTGACGATAATCGTGTTTTTTCAAAGTCGTCTTGCGTCTCTGGCGAGTATTCTTCGAAATGTCTGAAGCCAAACGGGAAAGAGTCGACAAATATCTTCAAGGTCTCAGCTTCTCGGCAAATAGAGTTATGGTCAGAGTCGTGTTTCCACCGGAGTCGGTGTGAGGATGGGCGAGTCTATGGTCTTCAGAAGGCTCTAGCCTCGTGGACTTGTCACCGTTGAACTTTTAAGCAAAGATGGACAACCATGACTTTTCACCATTGAATTCAAAAGCGAAAAAGACAACCATTCATACTGCTTTCATTGAATGACGGAGATCTGTTGCATTAATAGTTCGATAGGAATTGGCATTTAGATTCCGAACTTTGATGGGCACACTAAACCTGATTTATAAAATTAGTATATTGAGTTATATGGTAAAATTTCGTTGGTTCGTCAAATATGGTTCGGTTGTTTGAAAGTCTGGTTATAATCTAGTAATAAAGATGTCGGCCTTATTATGCGTAACATATTAGATTTAAGGTTTCACTAATTATTGTGGCAAACTTTTTATGcgtatcttttgaaataatttaatatatgtTTGTCCCCTAATCAAATGACTGAAAAGATTTCCTGATTATGATGCAAATTTTAGGGATAATGACACATAGCCCGAAACTTTGGATCAATGTGCAATTtgatccctgaacttttaatttgttcaatatagttttCGGATTTTTGAAATAGTCTTTGGTTCTTCTTGATGGGATATCACCAACCGGTGAGAACGTCTCTTCAACAGGTGGATCGGCAACCTCATGCTGCTGTGCAGTTGTTGATTCTTTCTTCCGAAATCTATAGGATACTGTCACAGCTCCAGTCGAAGTGATGCCTGTGATAAGAAAGCGACCGCAAAAGCTGTATAAGTCAAGTCTAGCAACTTTTGTTGCAGAATCTTGATTTGTGAATAAGTAAGGATTTTGAAACCAATTTTGGCTTATCAAGTGAAGTTTTCCATCTTCTCTCAATTTTGCTATCAATGCAGAAATGTCAGGGACTAAAGGCGACCCCTTAGGAAAAACCTGCATAGAAAGGGACTGAGAATCATTGATCGGATCGATCCCAATATACTGACTCAACTGTATATAGAAAAAGAGACTTACAAAGCCAAATCCATTGGTGCTGTTGTATGAGGTCTCAAACATGGTGTATTGAGCAGAGTACTTGGAAAGGAAGTTTGAATGGTAGATTGATCAGATCTGTCTGAATAAGTTTACTGTCAACAGTGAAACCGATAGATTCACCCTTTGTTGAGGACTGAAGCTGATGAACTGTTAGCATTGAGCTCAGGTTTGCAGTGTAACTGGAAGTCAGTATGAGAACTACAAACAGCCAGACAATCACCACAACTTTGGACAAGTTGCTGATTAATTTTTCCCCTGCAAACCACGAGATGACAATTTAGTTCGTACTATATCAACTCACACCGTTATTGTGCAGCAAGGTATAAAAATCCAGAGAAAGAACTGGGCATATTCTTTCTGCCTTCTCAATGGGTACTATTCTGTACTGCTTTTGCCCTGAATTCTGGGTTTAAATCTAAGAACTGTACATCGCTGAGGAAACCTTGATCTTGTACCCAGTTAATCCACTCATCATAAGAAATGTTAAACCAGGATATGAACATCGAAAACATATAGAGAGAGTCAGTACTTTGTGCAAAAATAGTGTTGAGAATGATACCACATCACCATCCCAATTTGTTGAGCTAATGGTCCCTTGAACTCATTGTTGTCACCGTGCTCAATTGTCCACACTACGCATCCTGTGAAGACAAAGGAAGCGCCTATGACTAGCCACAGATCCACAGTGAGAGGCTGTAGAAATATCCACATGTTTGTGCCTCGTGATGTCTCGATAGGCACGATCATCACTACTTCAGTTTCTGTGGAAGGCATTGTGAAGTCCACATATGACGATCTATTTGCTGCGATGGTTATATCACCCACTGCTGCATCATATTGCTAGTACATATTGCCAAGGACCCAAAAATGGTGAGTACATTTCATAAACAATGTATATGAGCATACAGGCACATACAGTTGCAAATACATGTGAAAGAAATTTCGCTCCAAGGATAGTAGTTTTTGCCTGCACAATTACGTGAACAGAGATTCATTTTGCCTGGTCTCATCTCAATGCTGCATCTTGACTGGCTATTAATTCCCTAAATAAAATGTAGTACTAAAAGTTTTATCAACTACTTTTAAAAACTTATGTTTAATTAACAATATACCATGTTTATGTACTTGGCTGTGCTATTTATCTGGTGCTATTTTTTGCATGGAAGCAGCACATATTATTCTGTTGCAAACACTAGAAGAAAAGACAATCCTCAAGGTGTACTGGGTTCATTCAAGATCATCTGAAGGTATACATGGTAGATCAGATCCTCATAATAGCTTCCTGTCGTTGAATTTGGAAAGGGAATGAAGTCAAATTTTACTTCATAAGGCAACAAATCAATTGCAGCCTTGAACACATCTATGCACAAGCCCGTTACAATTGTCGCATATGTCTCGGGATCAAGTTCCACTCCCACCAGTTCTTTATAACCTTTTTTAATCGGAACTCCGATTCTCATTCTCTTCCCAGTCTTTGGCATAACCCTTTGACCTTTTGGTACAGCCGAGGATGATTTAGGCCATCCAATAGAGCCCATTTTTCTTAGAGAGGGTGATTGAGTTGCAACGTTAGACCTATTTAGCCCTTGCGTCATCCCATTCCATTGGGTCCAAAATCCGATTCTCTTGACTCTTCCAATAACATTAACTATTTCAAATGCTAGCGGTTGTTGCAGCTGTCCATTCTTAAGTTGAATTTCCCCACTTAAACCCGTGAACTTGCCACGTAGAATTGTGTGGACTAGATCGGACCCTGTTCGTCTTGAGTGAATGGCAGCAAGATGAGAAAGCTCATTTGCAGAATCATTCTTCTGCATAGAAGTTTTTGGACCTAAATGATATGCTGCTTCGGCCAAAGCCCAGACAGAATCATAAGCCCATAAGCAATACGCATTTACTTCAGGAATTTGATGATGCTGGTTTGTGAAGAAGTTGTTCCTCCACTTCATTGAGAAGTTGTGAAGCCGCTCTGAGGGTGGAATAGAAGGTCTAATTCCTATGACTCCTTGCATCGAGTCTAAAACCGACTGATCCATCACAGGCAGCTCGTTTACTATCCCATCAGTCACAATCCAACCATAGCCTGTACTCATCAATCCCAACTCATTAACCTTAATAAAAAACCGAGATGCGAGGGAAGCAAACATATGGACAATGAATATATTGGCAGACAGAGCCATCAGTTTATAGAGTTGGGCTTCGACATATATGTCCCTGGCTTGTGGTGGAAGGACGGTCCGATGCGCCACGCGAGCATTGCCTTCATGCAACGCGAGAAGAAGATCAGGTATGATTCCGTTTCCATAGGAACTGTCCTCATGTATTATAACCAATTCTCTCCACCCGAATTTTTGAACTAGAGCAGCAATGGCTCCAACCTGGGAGTTATCATTAGTTGTCATTCGGATAAAGTTTGGACATTTCTCTGTGGACAAGAAAGGGCTACTAGCAGAAAAGGAGATGATAGGCACTCTATCTCCCAGTTCTCCCAGAAGCTCGGCTTCTTCAGATGTTTGTGGGCCTATCAGTGCGTCAACTCGTTCATTCTCCAAGAGCTCCGCAGCTGCTCCAAATGGCAATAGACAGACCAATTCTAATCACAAGTACTATATGGCAAGTCTTCGCTTTTTTAGCCGAGCCCCAActcacaaaattaaaaatatcgcTAGCTCATATGAACCGTTTGTTGCCTTTTTACATACTAATATGTGATTGTGAACCTCATCATATTTGTCAGCACTGTGAATGGTTTTATGTAGTGGCAGAGTGAGTGTACTTCCCCGCATCGTGTGGCTTGAGGGCGTGTGCAATGAATGACAGCACTGGAGAATCAACGAGAACTCACCTGAAGATAGAGCTTTCAGAGGCTGCCCCATGGAATTCCTAGGATGCAGAATCAACTTCAGGGGATGGTTAATGTGCGACGGCGAGGCATTCAAGTTAGAGATGGCCATGGTCATGCATTATTGGGCCATCTCCCCAACTGGTGACTCCATATCAAGAATCGCTCCAACATGGATATGATGAGGACGATGATGACTGTTTTGAGCCATCGACCAACCAAAGGAACTGAAGGCGTGTAACATCGCCGGCAAAATGAACATACTCACCATTTTCACCGAGGCCATTGTCAACTTCATAGTTCCACAAAGTATGGAGCCTAAGATCTCCAGCAAGTGTTCTTGAAAATGGTGATGATAATCGTTTTCCAAAAGGAGTGTTACGTCTCCAGCGAGTATTCTTCGAAATATCTGAAGCCAAATGGGAAAGAGTTGACAAATATCTTCAAGGTCTCAGCTTGTCGGCAAATAGAGGTACGGTCAGAGTCGTGTTTCCACCGTCAGTGTGTGAATGGGTGACTCTATGGTATCCAGAAGGCATCGCGGCTTATGGACTTCTATGTTGACTGACTGAAATCTGTTACATTTCAATTCAACAATCGAAAATTAGGACACGGTACTTCTTGGGAATTCTAAATAGAGCCCTCGAAGCAATTGGCATTTAAATTCCGTATCggataataacacaaatgattcttaaattttgaccCAATATGAAAATGTGCGCCTATCCCTCCAATTTGATTGGCGGCTGCATATTACCACAAAGTCCAGCAAATTTGATGGTGGTAATGTTGACAAGTCGTCTTCAGGAAAGTCGAGTCTTACGTGTCCAGCAATTTTCTTCGAAATTTCTGAAGCCAAATGGAAAAGTTGGATTGTCAAGGTCTCGACAGTTAGTTGTTTGAAAGCTTGATTAAAGTCCGCTACGCCATTTTTAATAAGTTAATTCAAGATACTGATCTCATATGTCTAGCATTACTCTCAATACATTAGGTTTCACTAATTATCGTGGCTAACTTTTTCAATGTCTATTTCTTGAACTCATTtaaggctctatttgttttatgaaaaatgaatgatttaattttttttttctaaaaatgatcttctttatcgcttgaaataattcaCCCACAAAAGCgtttcattattgataacaatttatgattaaatttattcatGGACAACATACATATTTATTGGATTATATAAGCAATCttgttaaaaatatatatatatattccaaattattcatttttcgcaaaCAAACAAAGCTTGAATGTATATTTGCCATCCAATCAAATCTTGCTTCCAACGTAGCTATTCTGTAGTTGATAATTTCTATAAGAATTGCAAGTTTCTATAATTGATGGTCAAAAAAGTGACCAGCAAATAGCAACTTCTTTGAAGACTTGTTAGTtaataatttaccaactttcatACGAATTCACCGAggcttatttgattttttggtcaatttccAACTTCTCTAATAACTTTCCAACTTTTATTTACGTAAATTATCAACGCTTtatattatcttttcttatatgaaattaccaacattaatttaagtgactaaacaatttttctacaattaaatcactaattagtTGTATGCAATCTACTATTATTAAGTACTTTACCAACGTTTATAAGGTTGTTTGAAGATTACCAACCTTTCTAATAACTTATTTCTATTTGCGTAACTTACCTCCTTTTAAGTTTATCAACTCCTATCAATTTAGCAACCTTAATTTAAGTGACTTACCGACTTGTCTCCTATTAGGTTATGAACCTGCTTCGCCAATCTTTATTTGAGTcacttacacacacacacacacacacacacacacacacacacacacacacacatatatatatatatatatatatatatatatatattgtggtTGTTtgtaaattactaaattttttgataaattactAACATTTATGTGCACAGTCAATCAATTTTTGTAAATCTACCAACCATAATATCAAATTACTAACCTTTATTTGAgtgatttaataatttttctcgtattaaattaccaactaacTTGATGTTACCACAACTCATTTGAGTGACCTATCAACATTTATTGAGCCGTTGGTAAATGAATATTAACATTGTCACAACTACCCTATTTTTAAGACCAGTTTGTCATGCAGAAGGGAGGAAGCACAGACAAAGCCAAGTAATCTAAGCGAGAAATAAATGCAGAACTAGACATAAAGAAAAGATCGAGGAGATGTTCCACTACGATCAAGGAGATGTCCAACTACGATCAAGGTGAAGAGAACGTAATCGCTTGGATCACACACTCATTGAAGTGTTTCCTGACCAAAGCTCTGCAAAGCTCTCACTTGAGTTAGGCTTAACGTTACaatccaaataattaaaaaaaatcatggttAATTTGGTCCGTGCGCGACCCCCCTGAAGGGACTGGCTGTCCAAAATCCTCTTAGCCTAAATCTGCTTTACTCTCTAACCCAAAATTAATTCTTAAACTTCTTCAAGAAGATTCCAAAATGAGGAAACAAATCAACTACTAATCACCATAGACCGTTAGAAATTTAGTTTGGATGAATGTAAATTGTTGCAAGATAAAAAAGTTTAATCTTAATTTGAAGTATACTTTCCAAAAGACTTATGGACTGAAAGTTATTTCATATTGTTCGTTATTTAGTAGTGTATTGTCAATATCTATTTTATAGGATGTATGAGCTTAATTAGAACTTAATAATAGGAACGTGAGGTCGAAAATTTTACAACAGTGAGAAATTATCAACAAAggtttctttcctcttctactGATTGATTAAGTTTAAGCATTGGACTAGAATATAGAGCAATGCAACGTTAGAGATCAAATCGACCAATCGAGCAGTTAAGATATCAACAAGCTAAATGCTTCAATGAAATTAAATTCTACGTATAGAgctcactttcttttcttttctttttttttaagaaagatTTTTTTGAGCTCTCGTGTCACAGAATCTCCATCCATTTAAAATAGTCATATGTGCTAAGTAATAATTGGCTTGAGGGGACGGAGAAGGACTTACAAAATACAATTTTGTACTGTATGCGGTATGCTCTCTTTAGGCTCGTCTTTACTTCGAAACTTGAGGGCCGCTAAGGACTATGGCGCCAAAACTCAGGCGTGACTTTGGAGTTACTTGCAGAAGTATCAGCATTTTGTCATCCTAATCATTGTGAAAACAAGCAAccgaataataaataaacaaaataagaaaacaattCAGACATTGAATTTACATAATTCAATAAATATGACCTACATCTATGGGACAGCAGCATAGAATTGCACCATAAGTCGAACAATATTGTTGATACCCAAGTTTACCCCCCGAAGCACGTATTGATCACGAAGAAGTTTTAAATGAAACGTCCCattttgatttgtgaaattattgTAAAGCAGTTCTCGTGAAGGCTACTTAAGCTAAGCCTCGATGGAATTATAGGAGCTAAACTCACAGTTAATGGCTGAGAAATTAATTACCATGAGTCAGGCTATAAGGATGATGTGTTGAATTTGAAGATTAAGTAGGATTAACACTAAAATCCAAACAAAAATAACTGCTGCGAGAAATGTGCGTAGAAATAGGAAATGATTATTTGCTTGAAGGGTAAGCTACATGAGCATCATCAGCAAGTCAAGGAGTAGTTGCTAAAGTATAAGGACCTTCAGGGGGGGAAAGAAACACGTGGAGATTGTAAAGAGTGGTGCCCAAGAAGGGACAACCAACTAAGTAACGTCGGCTCCCTATAAATACCACAGTTTTTCCACTGAGAAGCCCTCTTGTGAAAAACACAACAATcatctttattttatctttattttattgcttCTTAGTTGTAGCTTTCAAGATTCCTATCGTTGATTAGATTCTAACGTGTATCTCTATTTGGTCCagcattgttgattaaattaTGGTGCTATTCCACAGCATCATTTATTAGATTCTGGTGTTGTGCTTATATCTAGAAGTATTGTTGTTGATTTGGTTCCATCTTTACACCTAAAGTAAGCTATGATGTTAATTAAATTCCGTCATAATTTGATTCCAGAGCATAGGCTACCTAACTATTTGTGCTCAGATTacgtcattgattaaattttggaCCTATTTGTCTTTGAGTCATTTGGGCATAAGTTGTTAGAGTTAGATATACAAGTTGAGAATAAAACTCCATTTGGCATTTGACATTCTCTGTCCAAATTTAACACAGAACTTGAGTCTTctataataaaaccaaaacgtAGTGTTTGGTAAAAAGTTATTCACTTGAATCAAAACTAGTGAAATAGATATAATGGAAATCACAATCATATTCGAGATTATTCAAGCACTCAATTTTGGTCAACCTCCCATTATACTAAATAATTCACATAGTATTTAACCATACAATTCCTAAACAAATATAACTTATTGCCAAGCACTCGGTGAAATGGCGCTTCAACCAATTCCTGCGGCCAAAAATTGGTTCTATGAAAGAAACACAACTTCCAAGATGTGTAtgaaagaaaatccaaattgaCCGAATCAACCCAAGTTGACCGAATCAATGTTCAAGTCAAAGTCCATGCATAAGAATATCCAAGTTGACCGAATGCATGTTCCAGTCAAAGTCCATGTTGGACTATCCAGTTAGAGAACAAAGACTCCAATATCCTGAAATAATTGCCGCCAGCTTCAACAAACTTCTATCCAAATACAAGGTCCAAGATTGACTTTCCATTATTTATCGTCCTTTCAACCTAGAAAAAATTTCCGAGTTTATCTACATACTTTATTAGGGTCGGGATTCATCTGATggattcaaactcaagacatattttaatacTAATTGTCTTAGTTTGAGCAACATGAAAATTGTACTCTTATTGCTGATTTATATGTATCCAAAACGTGATAGGTTGTAGTATAAATAAGATTGCTTGTCACTTTACTCTGTTTTAACCGATTTACCATTTCTGAGATCCTAGGTTGGGCTTGTAGGCTTTTTGTCTGGCATAGGATGCACAGAAATTTCATTTTAGATTGGTCTCTTAAATGTTTGCTGAATAGAAACCAACCCTTAGTTGAAATGATAAAACAATAAGCATATGTTCTCGTCATTTCTTTTGCACCTgtattgacaaaaataaagcaaaaacatACGTAAGATTACTGACATTTCCGACTGTTAATTTTGCGGAAGTAGTTACAAGAGGGACTTATTCTAATTTTACACACCTTCAGAGTTCAAACAAGATTTCTCTCTTCATCCCTACAGCTAAAAAATCCTAAGAAGCTTCAAAGTTCCTGGTATGTTGCCACATATAAGCACCACGATATTGGTCGGCATCTACATCACTTAAGGACCTCACATTTTCTTCCAAGTCAATAGGAATATCTTCTGATGTGTTTCGAACCAGTTCTTCTTGATGGGATATCACTAACTAGCGAGAACTTCTCTTCAACAGGTTTATCAGCAACATCGTGTTTTTGCAAAGTGGTTGATTCTTTCTTCATATATTTACGGGATGCTATCGCAGCTAAAGCTGAAGTGATGCCTGTGATAAGGAAGAGACCACGGAAGCTGTATGAGTCAAGTCTGGCAACTTTTGCTGCAGAATCTTGATTTGTGTATAAagaatgattttgaaaccagtttTGGCTTATCAAGTAGAGTTTTCCCTCTTCTCTCATTTTTGCTATTGCTGCAGAAATGTCAGGGACTAAAGGTGACCCCTTGGGAAAAGCCTGCATAAAAGGGCCTAAGAATCATTAATTGGATCGATCCCAATAAGTTCACTCAAATgtatagagaaaaaagaaagagacttACAAAGCCAAATCCTTCGGTGCCATAGAGTGAGGTCTCAACCGTGGTGTATTGATCAGAGTACTTGGAAAGAAAGAGCTTTACATAAGgaatttcatcaataattgcTGAGATACCACCTTTTTGGCTTTCATCTCTCAGAGCATTTGCATAATCTTCCACCTTTCTCAAAGGGTAAGAAGAGTGCTTTTTGAAGGGTAGATCGATCAGAAATTTCTGGTCAGCTGGACTGTTGAAAGGGAGAACGATAGATTCACCTTTGGGCATGGACTGAAGCTGATGAACTGTTAGCATTGAGCTTAGGTTTGCAGTGTAACTGGAAGTTAATATTAGAACTACAAACAGCCATACAATCACCACAACTTTGGACCAGTTGCTGATTAATTTTTCCCCTGCAAATCATGAGATTACAATTTAGCTTCATACTATATCAAGTCACACCGTCATTGTACAACAGGTGTAAATGTCTGAGAGATAATGGTCCACTTGAACATTGAAAACGTATGGAGAGAGATCGTACTCTGTGCAAAAAATAGTGTCGAGAACGAAAACCACATTACTATCCCAATTTGTCGAGCTAATGGTCCCTTGAATTCATCGTTGTCATTGTGCTCAATTGTCCACACTACAAATCCAGTGAAGACAAAGAAAGCACCTATGACTAACCATAGATCCACTGTGAGAGGCTTAAAAAATATCCACGTGTTTGTGCTTCGT
This genomic stretch from Eucalyptus grandis isolate ANBG69807.140 chromosome 3, ASM1654582v1, whole genome shotgun sequence harbors:
- the LOC120291252 gene encoding glutamate receptor 1.4-like produces the protein MLTVHQLQSMPKGESIVLPFNSPADQKFLIDLPFKKHSSYPLRKVEDYANALRDESQKGGISAIIDEIPYVKLFLSKYSDQYTTVETSLYGTEGFGFAFPKGSPLVPDISAAIAKMREEGKLYLISQNWFQNHSLYTNQDSAAKVARLDSYSFRGLFLITGITSALAAIASRKYMKKESTTLQKHDVADKPVEEKFSLVSDIPSRRTGSKHIRRYSY